In Rhodamnia argentea isolate NSW1041297 chromosome 4, ASM2092103v1, whole genome shotgun sequence, the following proteins share a genomic window:
- the LOC115744469 gene encoding serine carboxypeptidase-like 17, with protein MGSKRSKLHCSFICSYFLLLLPSFSRLAVSQKVVTTLPGYDGELPFYLETGYIGVGELEESQLFYYFVESQRSPALDPLMLWLTGGPGCSVLSAFFYESGPVEFTYVGYNGSLPSLQLNPYTWTQGLNIIYVDAPIGTGFSYSTTAENYYIDDYRSSEEIYQFLRKWLIKHPQFLKTNLYIGGDSYSGIPLPMIVKKIYDGNGDGVVPYMNLKGYMLGNPKTDDFVDDNSRVPFAHRLTLISGELYEEATEACNGDFVNVNTSNADCDTDIGAIDVMVEEINLMHVLEPICQVAYSRPAKSIRGKTIVFEENYENFLATGAKPAHWCRDYNYVLSAVWANDKSVRAALGIREGTKGVWNRCNSSLAYTKTITSTVGYHKNLSTTNLRALIYSGDHDMSVTHIGTQNWIYSLDLTLHDVWRPWFVDGQIAGYTQEFINDDFTLDYATIKGAGHVAPEYKPKECYEMLDRWLAYYPL; from the exons ATGGGCTCAAAGCGCTCGAAGTTGCATTGTTCCTTCATTTGCTCGTACTTTCTGCTACTCCTGCCGTCTTTCTCTCGCCTCGCCGTGTCACAGAAGGTCGTCACCACGCTTCCTGGCTACGATGGTGAACTGCCCTTCTATCTTGAAACTGG GTACATTGGTGTGGGGGAACTAGAGGAATCACAGCTATTTTACTACTTTGTGGAGTCACAGAGGTCCCCTGCGCTCGACCCACTCATGCTTTGGCTCACTGGAGGCCCTGGTTGCTCTGTTCTCTCTGCTTTCTTCTATGAAAGTG GTCCAGTGGAATTTACTTATGTTGGCTACAACGGGAGCTTGCCGTCACTACAATTGAACCCTTATACTTGGACACAG GGTCTCAACATCATATACGTAGATGCGCCAATTGGCACGGGATTCTCCTACTCAACAACTGCAGAGAATTATTACATTGACGATTATAGATCTTCTGAAGAGATCTACCAGTTTCTGAGAAAG TGGTTGATAAAACACCCTCAGTTCTTGAAGACAAATCTGTACATTGGTGGGGATTCTTACTCCGGCATACCACTTCCGAtgattgttaaaaaaatatatgacg GCAATGGTGACGGTGTTGTGCCATACATGAATCTTAAA GGATATATGCTCGGAAATCCAAAAACAGATGACTTCGTTGATGACAATTCTAGAGTCCCATTTGCCCACCGACTTACCCTCATATCAGGTGAACTGTACGAG GAAGCAACGGAAGCTTGTAATGGTGATTTTGTGAACGTAAATACAAGCAACGCGGACTGCGACACGGACATTGGTGCCATCGATGTG ATGGTGGAAGAAATAAATCTAATGCATGTTCTGGAACCCATCTGCCAAGTTGCATATTCAAGACCAGCTAAATCAATCAGAGGAAAAACAATAGTTTTTgaggaaaattatgaaaatttcctAGCTACAGGAGCCAAGCCAGCACATTGGTGTAGG GATTATAATTATGTTCTCTCTGCCGTATGGGCTAATGACAAGAGTGTCCGAGCTGCTCTTGGCATTCGAGAG GGGACCAAAGGTGTCTGGAACCGGTGCAATAGCAGTTTAGCCTATACAAAGACTATCACTAGCACCGTAGGGTACCATAAGAATTTGAGTACTACAAACCTCAGAGCTCTTATATATAG TGGTGACCATGACATGTCTGTTACGCACATTGGTACGCAAAACTGGATCTATTCTCTCGATCTTACTTTGCACGACGTTTGGAGGCCGTGGTTCGTCGATGGCCAAATTGCAGG GTACACACAGGAGTTCATCAATGATGATTTTACTCTAGATTATGCCACCATAAAG GGCGCCGGCCATGTTGCTCCAGAGTACAAGCCTAAGGAATGCTACGAAATGCTGGATCGCTGGCTTGCTTACTATCCTCTATGA
- the LOC115744470 gene encoding probable receptor-like serine/threonine-protein kinase At5g57670 produces the protein MRYMRANSLKRLFSVKRRGFDAESPSPSSVNEQDSKSTSKIASETEPFQRPTWKCFSFDEIVQATQGFSSENLVGKGGYAEVYRGMLEDGEEIAVKRLTRGSSEERKVKEFLTEIGTIGHVCHPNVLSLLGCCIDNGLYLIFQFSSRGSVASLLHDEDLPTIEWKTRYRIALGTAKGLHYLHKDCQRRIIHRDIKSSNILLTADFEPLISDFGLAKWLPSQWSHHSIAPIEGTFGHLAPEYFMHGIVDEKTDVFAFGVFLLELFSGRKPVDGSHQSLHSWARPILNQGEIEKLVDPRLGGAYDVSQMKRLAFAASLCIRSSSMWRPTMNEVLEVIVEEKLDEERWNMPKEEEEDQEEFWGFEDLECEQEYESSSISGSPQDSMSTGSS, from the exons ATGAGATACATGAGAGCAAACAGCTTGAAGCGGCTCTTCTCTGTGAAAAGGCGCGGTTTTGATGCAGAGAGTCCCAGCCCAAGTAGCGTGAACGAACAAGACAGCAAAAGCACCTCCAAGATTGCTTCGGAAACAGAGCCTTTTCAGAGACCCACTTGGAAATGCTTCTCTTTTGATGAGATTGTGCAAGCCACACAGGGTTTCAGCTCAG AGAATCTGGTTGGGAAAGGAGGGTATGCAGAGGTTTACAGAGGAATGCTGGAAGACGGGGAAGAAATAGCAGTGAAGAGGCTGACCAGAGGCTCTAGCGAAGAGAGAAAAGTGAAGGAGTTCTTGACAGAGATTGGCACAATTGGCCATGTTTGTCACCCAAATGTGTTGTCGCTGCTGGGTTGTTGCATCGACAACGGTCTCTACCTCATTTTCCAGTTCTCTTCAAGAGGCTCTGTTGCCTCTCTTCTTCATG ATGAGGATTTGCCCACAATTGAGTGGAAAACCAGATACAGGATTGCTCTCGGCACGGCCAAGGGTCTCCATTATTTGCACAAAGATTGTCAGAGAAGGATAATTCACCGAGACATCAAGTCCTCAAACATTCTATTAACTGCAGATTTTGAGCCACTG ATTTCTGATTTTGGGCTTGCAAAATGGCTACCATCTCAGTGGTCTCATCATTCAATTGCTCCAATTGAAGGCACATTTGG ACACTTAGCACCAGAGTACTTCATGCATGGAATAGTGGATGAGAAGACAGATGTGTTTGCTTTTGGAGTTTTTCTACTGGAACTTTTTTCTGGCAGGAAACCTGTTGATGGGTCTCACCAAAGCTTACATAGCTGG GCCAGGCCAATACTGAATCAAGGGGAGATTGAGAAGCTGGTGGATCCAAGGCTTGGAGGGGCCTACGATGTTTCACAGATGAAAAGACTTGCATTTGCAGCATCGTTGTGCATCCGGTCTTCCTCCATGTGGCGCCCTACTATGAACGAG GTTTTAGAGGTGATTGTTGAAGAGAAACTGGACGAAGAGAGGTGGAACATgccgaaggaagaagaagaagatcaagagGAGTTCTGGGGTTTTGAGGACTTGGAATGTGAGCAGGAATATGAATCCAGTTCCATCTCTGGTTCACCTCAGGACTCTATGTCAACTGGGAGTTCTTAG
- the LOC115744636 gene encoding serine carboxypeptidase-like 18 — protein MGRNAEDVIWVQARCLISGLLVLVLFTASASSGNVIKNLPGYDGELPFTLETGYIGVGETEDVQLFYYFVESQRSPSMDPVLLWLTGGPGCSTLLAFFYESGPLSFVYAGYNGSLPSLTLNPYTWTKALNIIYLDQPVGTGFSYSTSQEGYDTGDVKSAALTYEFIRKWMLSHPTFKSNQLYVGGDSYSGVTVPMVVKAIMDSNQDMVYPQMNLKGYLLGNPKTDTFIDDNSRVSFANRLTLIPDELFLTANKTCNGDFVTVQTDNEKCEAAMQTIEDLIRQINLQQVLEPACSMTSPEPNDMNWDRRSLREQSQELLRLHTKDTAYWCRNYRHVLSGIWANDKSVQDALHIRLGTINLWKMCNSSISYDQEFDSVISYHRNFSETSELRALIYSGDHDMSIPHLATRQWIQSLDMTLLDSWRAWYLNAQVAGYTEEYDNNDYTLNFATVKGGGHIAAEYKQEECYALIDRWFAYYPF, from the exons ATGGGGAGGAATGCGGAGGATGTCATTTGGGTGCAGGCCCGGTGTCTGATATCTGGTCTTCTCGTTCTGGTTCTTTTCACGGCCAGTGCGTCGTCTGGCAACGTCATCAAGAACCTCCCCGGCTACGATGGCGAGCTTCCCTTCACGCTCGAAACAGG GTACATAGGAGTGGGAGAGACAGAGGACGTGCAGCTGTTCTACTACTTCGTGGAGTCTCAGAGATCGCCGTCGATGGACCCTGTCTTGCTCTGGCTAACTGGCGGTCCTGGCTGTTCCACCCTCTTGGCTTTCTTCTACGAGAGTG GTCCATTAAGTTTTGTGTATGCAGGATACAATGGGAGCTTGCCATCCCTTACATTGAATCCCTATACATGGACAAAG gcCCTCAATATAATCTATCTAGATCAACCAGTAGGCACTGGATTCTCTTACTCAACAAGCCAAGAAGGTTACGACACTGGTGATGTAAAATCCGCAGCCTTAACTTATGAGTTCATAAGAAAG TGGATGTTGAGTCATCCCACGTTCAAGTCAAACCAACTGTACGTCGGTGGAGATTCTTACTCTGGGGTAACTGTTCCCATGGTCGTCAAAGCAATCATGGATA gTAATCAAGATATGGTATACCCACAAATGAACCTCAAG GGTTATCTGCTCGGGAATCCTAAGACGGATACTTTTATTGATGACAACTCGAGGGTGTCATTTGCAAACAGGCTGACCCTTATTCCTGATGAGCTCTTTCTG ACGGCCAACAAAACTTGCAACGGGGATTTTGTGACTGTACAAACAGACAATGAAAAATGCGAGGCAGCTATGCAAACCATTGAAGAT TTGATCCGTCAAATAAATTTGCAACAAGTTTTAGAACCAGCATGTTCGATGACATCCCCGGAGCCAAATGATATGAATTGGGACAGGAGATCTTTAAGAGAACAGTCCCAAGAGCTTCTCCGTTTACATACAAAGGACACTGCATACTGGTGTAGG AATTATCGTCATGTGCTAAGTGGCATTTGGGCAAATGATAAATCCGTGCAGGATGCTCTTCATATTCGACTG GGAACGATAAACCTATGGAAGATGTGCAACAGCAGTATATCTTACGACCAGGAATTCGATAGTGTTATTAGCTATCACCGGAACTTCTCTGAGACGTCAGAGTTAAGAGCATTGATATACAG CGGCGACCATGACATGTCTATTCCCCACCTTGCAACACGGCAATGGATCCAATCTCTCGATATGACTCTGCTGGATTCATGGCGAGCATGGTACCTGAATGCACAAGTCGCGGG TTACACGGAAGAATATGATAATAACGACTACACTCTCAACTTTGCGACTGTAAAG GGTGGGGGACATATTGCCGCAGAGTACAAGCAAGAGGAATGCTACGCTTTGATAGATAGATGGTTTGCTTACTATCCGTTCTAG
- the LOC115744617 gene encoding uncharacterized protein LOC115744617 — protein MAINKESVPQPVIGKIGPYTVFMTPPSTPKPAESAPAAFEPPKKVVPPPVQPPPQQFEKPAQNGSFLGFFKNAVNRVQDAHSSLDDHVAHWFGLNQSKYQWALDDYYENKGLEKESIKTKEVSSKQQNV, from the exons ATGGCTATCAACAAAGAATCTGTACCTCAACCAGTGATCGGCAAAATTGGTCCCTACACAGTGTTCATGACCCCACCATCCACTCCCAAACCAGCCGAGTCCGCACCTGCCGCTTTCGAACCGCCGAAGAAGGTGGTGCCTCCGCCGGTTCAGCCGCCACCGCAGCAATTTGAGAAGCCTGCGCAAAATGGGTCCTTTCTGGGGTTCTTCAAGAATGCTGTCAACCGAGTGCAAGATG CTCACTCAAGCTTGGATGACCATGTGGCGCATTGGTTTGGTTTGAACCAATCGAAGTATCAGTGGGCATTGGACGATTACTATGAAAACAAAGGATTG GAAAAGGAAAGTATCAAAACTAAAGAAGTTTCAAGCAAACAACAGAATGTGTAA